ATTCGCCGAGAAAAGGCCACCAGCAACATCTGCACTGCTCAGGCTCTTCTGGCCAACATGTCTGCCTTTTACGCCATCTACCACGGACCCAAGGGTCTAAAGACCATTGCCCAGGACATCTGGGGCAAGACCCGTCTTGCTCAGAGCCTCATCCTTGAGAAGGGCGAGTTCAAGCTCCACACTGATGGTCTCCGTGAGGACGGCTCTGTTCTGTTCGACACTGTTACCCTTCAGGCCTCCCCCGAGACCATCGCCAAGGTCCACGAGAAGGCTTCCCTCCAGAGCATCAACCTCCGCCGTGTTGCTGAGGACAAGGTCGGCTTCTCCCTGCACGAGGGCGTGACCCTGGAGAGCCTTGGCAACCTTGTCAAGTGCTTCGGTGTCTCTGAGGCCGAGTTCAAGGCCGCTCTCGAGTCTGATTCCGCCAAGTTCCTCAACGACGAGATCCCCGCTGCCCTCCAGCGAAAGTCCTCTTACCTTGAGCAGCCCGTCTTCAACCAGTACCACACAGAGACGGAGCTTCTGCGATACATCTACCTCCTCCAGTCCAAGGATGTCTCTCTGGTGCACTCTATGATTCCTCTGGGTTCCTGCACCATGAAGCTCAACGCCACCACCGAGATGCTTCCCGTCTCTGACCCCGGCATCTCCAACATGCACCCCTTCGCCCCTGTCGAGCAGGCTTCTGGCTACCAGGCCCTTATCAGCTCGCTCAGCAAGAACCTCTCCGAGATCACTGGCATGGACGCCACCACGCTCCAGCCCAACTCTGGTGCCCAGGGTGAGTTTGCTGGTCTTCGAGTCATCAAGCGATAccacgaggccaaggagggtgGTGAGAAGCGAACCGTCTGCCTCATCCCCGTCTCCGCCCACGGTACCAACCCTGCCAGTGCTGCCATGGCCGGCATGAAGGTTGTCCCCATCAAGTGCGACGGCAAGACTGGTAACCTGGACATCGAAgatctcaaggccaagtgCGCCAAGCACGCTGACGATCTGGCCGCCATCATGATCACCTACCCCAGCACCTTTGGTGTCTTTGAGCCCGAGGTGAAGCAGGTCTGCGACCTTGTTCACCAGCACGGTGGTCTCGTCTACATGGACGGTGCCAACATGAACGCCCAGATCGGTCTCTGCAGCCCTGGTGATATTGGTGCTGATGTCTGCCATCTGAACCTCCACAAGACCTTCTGTATCCCCCACGGAGGTGGTGGCCCTGGTGTTGGTCCCATCGCTGTCAAGAAGCACCTTGCCCCCTATCTCCCTGGCCACCCTGAGATCGACCCTCAGCGAGGTGACGCCGCCCGGGCTGAGACTGCTGTTGCTCCTATCAGCGCTGCTCCCTGGGGTAGCGCCTCTATCCTGCCCATCAGCCACACCTACATCCTTATGATGGGTGGCGACGGCCTCACCAAGCAGACCGGCACTGCTCTACTCAACGCCAACTACATCATGTCTCGTCTCCTGCCTCACTACAAGGTTGTCTACACCAACGCCAACGGACGATGCGCTCACGAGTTCATCCTCGATGTCCGTCCCTTCAAGGAGACTGCCGGTGTTGAGGTTGCCGATATCGCCAAGCGTCTGGCCGACTACGGCTTCCACTCCCCCA
The window above is part of the Fusarium falciforme chromosome 3, complete sequence genome. Proteins encoded here:
- a CDS encoding Glycine cleavage system P protein, yielding MMSASRLGQRLCRQSRRVNVNTLQPRLTQSLRLTGSRPFSLSVPLAQASPRRFVDSQTSTQLAEHELFSRRHIGSESAEQQEMLKVLDPPVSSMEEFLEQTIPPQVRRKQKGLNLVEQWEESGAETSVPPNGRSEAFIQKQMRKLGNNNTVYESFIGAGYYGTQVPAVIQRNVLENPAWYTSYTPYQAEISQGRLQSLLNFQTLITDLTGLDIANASVLDEATAAAEAMTMSMANAPRAKGKKTFVVSETCHPQTLAVLQSRAEGFGIDLVIGDVLADNSKLVREAEGTLIGALVQYPDTNGGVHDYQQLADIVHEKKALLSAATDLLALTILKSPGEFGADIAIGNSQRLGVPLGYGGPHAAFFATSEKYKRKIPGRLVGVSKDRLGKPALRLALQTREQHIRREKATSNICTAQALLANMSAFYAIYHGPKGLKTIAQDIWGKTRLAQSLILEKGEFKLHTDGLREDGSVLFDTVTLQASPETIAKVHEKASLQSINLRRVAEDKVGFSLHEGVTLESLGNLVKCFGVSEAEFKAALESDSAKFLNDEIPAALQRKSSYLEQPVFNQYHTETELLRYIYLLQSKDVSLVHSMIPLGSCTMKLNATTEMLPVSDPGISNMHPFAPVEQASGYQALISSLSKNLSEITGMDATTLQPNSGAQGEFAGLRVIKRYHEAKEGGEKRTVCLIPVSAHGTNPASAAMAGMKVVPIKCDGKTGNLDIEDLKAKCAKHADDLAAIMITYPSTFGVFEPEVKQVCDLVHQHGGLVYMDGANMNAQIGLCSPGDIGADVCHLNLHKTFCIPHGGGGPGVGPIAVKKHLAPYLPGHPEIDPQRGDAARAETAVAPISAAPWGSASILPISHTYILMMGGDGLTKQTGTALLNANYIMSRLLPHYKVVYTNANGRCAHEFILDVRPFKETAGVEVADIAKRLADYGFHSPTMSFPVSGTLMIEPTESESRAELDRFCDSLIQIRKEIADIESGKIPRENNLLKNAPHPQEDLVSSEWDRPYSREDAAYPLPWLREKKMWPSVARVDDAYGDTNLFCTCPPVEGSENL